The following coding sequences are from one bacterium window:
- a CDS encoding sugar phosphate isomerase/epimerase has protein sequence MEITWKWAACGYTLMGYKSTEEVISLCKYAGISAIEMNTGFINGKDNKEIEKMAQDYKNNNIILYSFHLPFTEDDDISAFYEIKRKEVVKKMSRLIEQVSILGNKVVILHPTTNYSDVNTEGIDRYLYQLGRSLEVLLPEAEKLNLTIAIENMPPNSSGTRFGSLPEHFTIMTKKFSHPNFGFCLDTGHANISVGQDGPNIFFEVMKKNIVAFHLQDNPGDRDLHIAPGYGRVNWKDVFTKMSAIRFTHPACIETPPFGYLINSTYTPDDWRELFDKVDSLARNILK, from the coding sequence ATGGAAATAACATGGAAATGGGCTGCGTGTGGATATACTTTAATGGGATATAAATCTACAGAAGAGGTTATAAGTTTATGTAAATACGCTGGAATTTCTGCTATTGAGATGAATACTGGTTTTATAAATGGTAAAGATAATAAAGAAATTGAAAAGATGGCACAGGATTATAAGAACAATAATATCATTTTATATAGTTTTCATCTTCCTTTTACTGAAGACGATGATATCTCTGCTTTTTATGAAATAAAACGGAAAGAGGTTGTGAAAAAGATGTCCAGATTGATAGAACAGGTATCTATACTTGGCAATAAAGTTGTAATTCTACATCCTACAACAAATTATTCTGATGTAAATACAGAAGGTATTGACCGTTATCTCTATCAACTCGGTAGAAGTTTAGAAGTTTTACTACCTGAAGCAGAGAAATTGAATCTTACAATAGCAATAGAAAATATGCCTCCGAACTCTTCAGGCACTCGCTTTGGTTCTCTGCCAGAACACTTTACAATAATGACGAAGAAGTTCTCACATCCTAACTTTGGTTTTTGTTTGGATACAGGTCATGCCAATATCTCAGTTGGACAGGATGGCCCTAATATATTTTTTGAGGTAATGAAAAAAAATATTGTGGCTTTCCACTTACAGGATAATCCAGGAGATAGAGACCTTCATATCGCACCAGGATATGGTAGAGTTAACTGGAAAGATGTATTTACAAAGATGTCAGCAATCCGATTCACTCATCCTGCCTGTATTGAAACACCTCCGTTTGGATATTTAATAAATTCAACATACACACCTGACGACTGGAGAGAACTTTTTGATAAGGTTGATTCCCTCGCCAGAAATATATTAAAATAG